A DNA window from Anaerocolumna sp. AGMB13020 contains the following coding sequences:
- a CDS encoding rubredoxin, with protein sequence MKYECPCGYIYDPETGDPDGGIAPGTAWEDIPEDWVCPVCGLSKDSFTQI encoded by the coding sequence ATGAAATACGAATGCCCTTGCGGTTATATTTATGATCCAGAGACAGGCGATCCAGATGGCGGTATTGCACCCGGCACAGCATGGGAGGATATACCTGAGGATTGGGTATGCCCAGTTTGCGGATTAAGCAAAGATTCATTTACACAGATTTAA